The Citrus sinensis cultivar Valencia sweet orange chromosome 4, DVS_A1.0, whole genome shotgun sequence DNA segment CCATGGCTTGACGCCGAGATTGTTGTTGAGGGCAAATCAGTAGTGGTTAATCGCAGCATATTGTCTGAGCGCAGTCAATTTTTTCATCGGCTTTTTAATTTGAGAAATGATGGTTCTGTCAGTGAGGGGAAACCCAAGTATCTTTTGACTGATTTGGTGCCTCATGGGAAGGTTGGATTTGAAGCTTTCAATGATATCTTGCTTTATCTTTACACTGGAATGACTAAGGAATCTCCTCCAGAAGTGTCCGCGTGTGTTGATGATGCTTGTGTTCATGTTTCTTGCCCTCCTACTATTAATTATGCAGTTGAGTTGATATATGCTTGTGCTGCTTTTCAGATTACAGAGCTCGTATCATATTTTCAGGTAATTGCACAATTTGTAAACTGCAGAAATTTGTAACCCGCTATTTGCGTGTTGCTTAAATTTATGCTTATTGGTATGGTTTTAAGATTTATGGAACTGAAATCAATTTCGATTGTGACTTGCAAAGAACCAAAGAATCGAAGCAAGTAAATGTAAAGCAACTTCGGTGGTTCGCAATATTAGGCATTGTAGTATATCCAAAATTAGCTTGTTAAAATTGTAGATACTGTCGAGCCCAAAACTTCTTCTTATCTTGCAAGAgtctgttgttttatttttaaagagacaaaaatgatgatgatgggcAGTGAACTGTAGGAATAATGCTTGCTGGCACTGACACCCAAGAATGATAAAAACTAACCAAAAAGGTATAGATTACATGAGTCTGAATTTGATAAGTGCACCTATCCTGTCACAAAAAGCTTTTGTGTTGAGTTTCTGACCAAGGAAAATTGTCACTTCTGTCTGTAGGCTTCATAGATTTGTTCAAGCCTTCAAGGATCTCTAGCTGTTACTTACTGTCCAACAATGGCGCTACATTTCTAGTGAATGATATGTTATTCTACATCTGTATATTGGAACTTTGACAAACTCGCCTTTCCTTTGTTGATTCACTCGTCtcacttttattaaattgccCGATTATGAAATGGTCTATTGGAGACTAGCATTGGAAGGTTTCTTCtggaaaaaattttacttgaccaccaattttcattttagtgGGTGTCAGTTCATGCTCTGGCTTGACTGTTCTGTTATTTAGGTTGTTTTATCCGTATTTTCTCACTCACTTGATGGTTAATTCTCTCATGCTTTCAAGCTCAACAGTGAATGAGAATGTGAGAGATTCTCTTTTTTCCGGTCCAGGCTATAACCTAGCAAATCATTAATGCTGTAGAATAACATCTTGTGTAGGTGAGCTTATGTCTCTGAACACCATCGGCATTTAGGTTCGATAAGCATGGCACTGATTTTCCCcctcattattattttcctgcATAGATTATCCCCTCTaagtatttgaattttgaatatatttttctgaaTCAAAACTCTGTCTATCCATGTAGCATTTTATATATGCTTTATGATATTTACCAATAATTACCCACTATAGggtatttgaattttgaacatATTATTCTGAATCAAAACTCTATCTGTCCGTGCAGTGTTTGCTTCTGATCTTGGCTGAGAATGCTCCTGTGGAAGATGTAATCCCAATTCTCGTGGCTGCCTTGCATTGCCAACTGAACCGCCTCCATTCTTGCTGCATCCAGAGAATTGCAAGGTCAAATCTTGACAATGTTTGTCTCGAGAAAGAGCTTCCTGATGAAGTTTCAAGTGAAATCAAATCACTCCGTGTCAAATCTAACCAGGAGTCTGAAGCTAACATAAAAGAAGTGGATCCTATGCATGAAAAAAGAGTCAGAAGAATCCACAAGGCGCTGGACTCTGATGATTTTGAACTGCTGAATCTTCTTCTGAATGAATATGAAGTCACTTTAGATGATGCTTTTGCTCTGCACTATGCTGCTGCCTACTGCAACCCTAAGGTTTTTAAGGAAGTGCTCAATATGGGCTTGGCTGATCTCAACCTTAAGGACGCAAGAGGACGTACGGTGCTTCATGTGGCCGCAAGGCGTAAGGAGCCAGCAGTGCTGGAGACTCTGCTGAGCAAGGGAGCATGCGCGTCAGAAACTACATCAGATGGGCGAACAGCTGTAGCAATCTGTCGGAGAATGACAAGGCGAAAGGATTATATTGAAGCATCAAAGCAGGGGCAGGAAACTAACAAAGACTGGTTATGCATTGCTTTCCTTGAAAGAGAGATTAGAAGGAACTCCATGTCTGGGAACTTGGCAATGTCAGCAGATGTGATGGGTGATGCTTTCCAAATGAAGCTAGACTATCTGGAAAAGAAAggtgatatttattttttggtattaGTTCATTGCCTTCTCATAGTTTTTGCATAGCACACTTCTTTCTACTGTTTGTTTGTCCCTTCATCTGGAAAGTAGAGGTGATTTTCCTTTGCTGGTATTAGTAAATCATCTTCTCGGAGTTTGTGAGTCCCTTCATCTTAGCAGCTCAAATACACATGGGCTCATTGCTTGGAGCACACTGATGGCCAGTCATGTGATTTGATCCCCGTTTTTGGAATAGACAATTCTGAATCCATCTGATCTAGGCTTGGTGGTTTGCACTGGTTTTTGATAAATAGTTGTACAAGACTTTGTcatcaaaactttttttttttttcccaaaagtAATGAggtacaaaaaaatttatgccCATCCTGGATGAGTGCCATAACAGCTTCTTAATATTTTGCAGTGGCTGGTGTATGGTTGTTTCCTTCTGAAGCTAGAGAAGCTATGGAAATAGCAGGTGCAGAT contains these protein-coding regions:
- the LOC102622084 gene encoding BTB/POZ domain and ankyrin repeat-containing protein NPR1; its protein translation is METANEKSASLSFLSSYPTCWSTNQSTGPEICSDPGEPWLDAEIVVEGKSVVVNRSILSERSQFFHRLFNLRNDGSVSEGKPKYLLTDLVPHGKVGFEAFNDILLYLYTGMTKESPPEVSACVDDACVHVSCPPTINYAVELIYACAAFQITELVSYFQCLLLILAENAPVEDVIPILVAALHCQLNRLHSCCIQRIARSNLDNVCLEKELPDEVSSEIKSLRVKSNQESEANIKEVDPMHEKRVRRIHKALDSDDFELLNLLLNEYEVTLDDAFALHYAAAYCNPKVFKEVLNMGLADLNLKDARGRTVLHVAARRKEPAVLETLLSKGACASETTSDGRTAVAICRRMTRRKDYIEASKQGQETNKDWLCIAFLEREIRRNSMSGNLAMSADVMGDAFQMKLDYLEKKVAGVWLFPSEAREAMEIAGADTATGLSALGRKGLSGNLKEIDLNETPSMQAKRRQLRLLTLLKTVETAHLYFPHCSQVVEMFMDIDSPHCLEMVNEFLDCDWSDASLLEKVSPEERKLERAGFMKLRVDIHEALCKDVAYHRHSRSAFYKYMAEDNRLAFYKYMAEGNRSGMSTSSASSN